A section of the Pimelobacter simplex genome encodes:
- a CDS encoding HutD/Ves family protein — protein MSLTVRRDRDHRRQPWANGEGVTSEIATDGSEPFDWRVSIADVAHSSDFSAFPGIDRIITLIDGETMELTLPEGTHVLRPDEPFAFDGGVPVRCAVERPTRDLNVMTRRGRASATLQVRRLHSRDAALPLPAAAPLVVVVLSGCVRVCASSGATLRAGDVALTDEPVLLAGDGRVALAQLTPAA, from the coding sequence ATGTCCCTGACCGTGCGCCGCGACCGCGACCACCGACGCCAGCCGTGGGCCAACGGCGAGGGCGTGACCTCCGAGATCGCCACGGACGGCTCCGAGCCGTTCGACTGGCGGGTGAGCATCGCCGACGTCGCGCACAGCAGCGACTTCTCGGCGTTCCCCGGCATCGACCGGATCATCACGCTCATCGACGGCGAGACGATGGAGCTGACCCTCCCCGAGGGCACCCACGTGCTGCGCCCCGACGAGCCGTTCGCCTTCGACGGCGGCGTCCCGGTCCGCTGCGCGGTCGAGCGGCCCACCCGCGACCTCAACGTGATGACCCGCCGGGGCCGGGCCAGCGCCACCCTCCAGGTACGACGGCTCCACTCCCGCGACGCCGCCCTCCCCCTGCCGGCGGCGGCCCCGCTGGTCGTCGTCGTGCTCAGCGGCTGCGTGCGGGTGTGCGCCTCCTCCGGCGCGACCCTGCGCGCCGGCGACGTGGCGCTGACCGACGAGCCGGTGCTGCTCGCCGGTGACGGCCGGGTCGCGCTGGCTCAGCTGACGCCCGCCGCCTGA
- a CDS encoding lysoplasmalogenase codes for MRTTTRIKLAYAALAATDTALAGSARPWAHRARFVTKPLLLPVLGAALAADPRAARSPLRTSTLAAQAGGWGGDVLLLGRGDRAFAAGATSFGVGHLAYVAGFRRARDRRTPLRAGRVARGFAATWAVSGPVVAAAAARHDRRLGATVLGYSALLSGMAAAASHLDPALPRDARVLSAAGGALFVASDAVLGARTFLLPDPPARLESVVMATYTGAQLLLAEGAARAGRRS; via the coding sequence GTGCGTACGACGACCCGCATCAAGCTCGCCTACGCCGCCCTCGCCGCGACCGACACTGCGCTCGCCGGCTCGGCGCGGCCGTGGGCGCACCGGGCGCGCTTCGTGACCAAGCCACTGCTGCTGCCGGTGCTCGGCGCCGCGCTGGCCGCGGACCCGCGGGCCGCCCGCTCCCCCTTGCGTACGTCGACCCTGGCCGCGCAGGCCGGGGGCTGGGGCGGGGACGTGCTGCTGCTGGGCCGGGGCGACCGGGCGTTCGCGGCGGGCGCGACCTCGTTCGGAGTAGGTCACCTGGCCTATGTGGCGGGCTTCCGCCGCGCCCGCGACCGTCGTACGCCGTTGCGGGCGGGGCGGGTCGCGCGCGGGTTTGCCGCGACGTGGGCGGTGAGCGGACCGGTCGTCGCCGCGGCGGCGGCGCGCCACGACCGGCGGCTGGGAGCGACGGTGCTCGGCTACTCGGCGCTGCTGTCGGGCATGGCGGCCGCGGCGTCCCACCTGGACCCGGCGCTGCCGCGCGACGCGCGGGTGCTCAGCGCGGCCGGGGGCGCGCTGTTCGTCGCCTCGGACGCGGTGCTCGGGGCGCGGACGTTCCTGCTGCCCGACCCTCCGGCGCGGCTGGAGTCGGTCGTGATGGCGACCTACACGGGCGCGCAGCTGCTGCTGGCCGAGGGCGCGGCGCGGGCCGGGCGCCGTTCCTGA
- a CDS encoding HNH endonuclease: MTTVMLLNASYEPLGTVTFQHAVRMLFREVATVEEAHEDRMIGPHRWPLVIRLVRYVAAKWMYRPASYSRTNVLKRDRHRCAYCGRHALTIDHLLPQSRGGTWTWLNTVAACGPCNGRKANRTPAEAGMRLLVQPYEPTRAQLAAGQAGRP, from the coding sequence ATGACCACCGTGATGCTGCTGAACGCTTCCTACGAGCCGCTCGGCACGGTCACCTTCCAGCACGCCGTGCGGATGCTGTTCCGCGAGGTCGCCACCGTCGAGGAGGCCCACGAGGACCGGATGATCGGGCCGCACCGGTGGCCCCTGGTGATCCGGCTGGTGCGCTACGTCGCGGCCAAGTGGATGTACCGGCCGGCGTCGTACTCGCGGACCAACGTGCTCAAGCGCGACCGGCACCGGTGCGCCTACTGCGGCCGGCACGCGCTGACCATCGACCACCTGCTCCCCCAGAGCCGCGGTGGCACCTGGACCTGGCTCAACACCGTCGCCGCGTGCGGGCCGTGCAACGGCCGCAAGGCCAACCGGACGCCGGCCGAGGCGGGGATGCGGCTGCTGGTCCAGCCCTACGAGCCGACCCGGGCGCAATTGGCGGCGGGCCAGGCGGGCAGACCCTAA
- a CDS encoding PucR family transcriptional regulator, with translation MTTLDDLVEDMARLTDAPCTLEDPGFRLIGFSDHRGDDVVDWIRQRSILERRSSDEVRAWFRAQGIEDSPGPLRTPADTALGIVGRLCVPARHLGRVHGYFWLIDPAGRIDEATWPEAVRIAESAARLLDVAERRQAHRDALFRDLVEGGRLAARASAVDLAQAAGLDLDEPVTCVLVERPELLDQVASRPSRPGVVWVRAGAGTGTAAAVARATLVTPTPGLDDLLAAVGLGRRLDALDRVTRAALGPTVPGIDGLAAAHRGARVALRVARTRPPGSVVAWSDLGPLALLGVARDDDLADAVLDPRLRAFLATVPPDVLATVRTWLDEAGSASRTATRLAVHRQTVYHRLGQVEQATGLDLARGADRLRLHLGLELAPFLTGA, from the coding sequence GTGACGACGCTGGACGACCTGGTCGAGGACATGGCCCGGCTCACCGACGCGCCGTGCACGCTGGAGGACCCGGGCTTCCGCCTCATCGGCTTCTCCGACCACCGCGGCGACGACGTCGTGGACTGGATCCGGCAGCGCTCCATCCTGGAGCGGCGCTCCAGCGACGAGGTGCGGGCCTGGTTCCGGGCCCAGGGCATCGAGGACTCCCCCGGCCCGCTCCGCACGCCCGCCGACACCGCGCTCGGCATCGTCGGGCGCCTGTGCGTCCCGGCCCGCCACCTGGGCCGCGTGCACGGCTACTTCTGGCTGATCGACCCGGCCGGGCGCATCGACGAGGCGACCTGGCCCGAGGCGGTCCGGATCGCGGAGTCCGCGGCCCGCCTCCTCGACGTCGCCGAGCGCCGCCAGGCCCACCGCGACGCGCTCTTCCGCGACCTCGTCGAGGGCGGCCGGCTCGCCGCCCGCGCCTCCGCCGTCGACCTCGCCCAGGCCGCCGGGCTCGACCTCGACGAGCCCGTCACCTGCGTCCTCGTCGAGCGCCCCGAGCTCCTCGACCAGGTCGCCAGCCGCCCCTCCCGCCCCGGCGTCGTCTGGGTCCGCGCCGGCGCCGGCACCGGTACGGCGGCCGCCGTCGCCCGCGCCACCCTGGTCACCCCCACGCCCGGCCTCGACGACCTCCTCGCCGCCGTCGGCCTCGGCCGCCGCCTCGACGCCCTCGACCGGGTCACCCGCGCCGCCCTCGGCCCCACCGTCCCCGGCATCGACGGCCTCGCCGCCGCCCACCGCGGCGCCCGCGTCGCCCTCCGCGTCGCCCGCACCCGCCCACCCGGCTCCGTCGTCGCCTGGAGCGACCTCGGCCCCCTCGCCCTCCTCGGCGTCGCCCGCGACGACGACCTCGCGGACGCCGTCCTCGACCCCCGGCTGCGCGCCTTCCTCGCCACCGTCCCACCCGACGTCCTGGCCACCGTGCGCACCTGGCTCGACGAGGCCGGCAGCGCCTCACGCACCGCCACCCGGCTCGCCGTGCACCGGCAGACCGTCTACCACCGGCTCGGCCAGGTCGAGCAGGCCACCGGGCTCGACCTCGCCCGCGGCGCGGACCGCCTGCGGCTGCACCTGGGCCTCGAGCTGGCGCCCTTCCTGACGGGCGCCTGA
- a CDS encoding proline dehydrogenase family protein — translation MLSQTLNRAARSTRARRAVESIPLTRRVVDRFVPGETTAQAVAAAQRMAATGRVVTIDVLGEDVLDLAGARAMRDAYLDLLAALAEADCAAGSDVSLKLSAMGQALPDGTAIATEHAAEICAAAAAVDCTVTLDMEDHTTVDSTLTIGADLRTAYGFVGNVLQTNLFRTPGDIAALDGTGARIRLVKGAYREPESVAHPRKADVDRAYELAIDALMASDCYPMIATHDPAMLDRAVLRATAAGRTDLQWETQMLYGVRPELEQTIVDARHRMRVYLPYGTDWYGYFMRRLAERPANVAFFLRALAHR, via the coding sequence ATGCTCAGCCAGACCCTCAACCGCGCGGCCCGCAGCACGCGGGCCCGGCGCGCCGTCGAGTCGATCCCGCTCACCCGGCGCGTGGTCGACCGCTTCGTGCCCGGCGAGACGACCGCCCAGGCCGTCGCCGCCGCCCAGCGCATGGCCGCCACCGGCCGCGTCGTGACCATCGACGTGCTCGGCGAGGACGTGCTCGACCTGGCCGGTGCGCGTGCCATGCGCGACGCCTACCTCGACCTGCTCGCCGCGCTCGCCGAGGCCGACTGCGCCGCCGGCTCCGACGTCTCGCTCAAGCTCTCCGCGATGGGCCAGGCGCTGCCCGACGGCACCGCGATCGCGACCGAGCACGCGGCCGAGATCTGCGCGGCCGCCGCGGCCGTCGACTGCACGGTCACCCTGGACATGGAGGACCACACGACCGTGGACTCCACGCTCACGATCGGCGCCGACCTCCGTACGGCGTACGGGTTCGTGGGCAACGTGCTCCAGACCAACCTCTTCCGCACCCCGGGCGACATCGCCGCGCTCGACGGCACCGGCGCCCGGATCCGCCTGGTCAAGGGCGCCTACCGCGAGCCCGAGTCGGTCGCGCACCCGCGCAAGGCCGACGTCGACCGCGCGTACGAGCTCGCGATCGACGCCCTGATGGCCTCCGACTGCTACCCGATGATCGCCACGCACGACCCGGCGATGCTCGACCGCGCCGTGCTGCGCGCGACCGCCGCCGGCCGCACCGACCTGCAGTGGGAGACGCAGATGCTCTACGGCGTGCGCCCCGAGCTGGAGCAGACGATCGTCGACGCCAGGCACCGGATGCGCGTGTACCTGCCCTACGGCACCGACTGGTACGGCTACTTCATGCGCCGCCTGGCCGAGCGTCCCGCCAACGTCGCCTTCTTCCTGCGCGCCCTCGCGCACCGCTGA
- the pruA gene encoding L-glutamate gamma-semialdehyde dehydrogenase, translated as MDAITTPPAPVNEPNLTYAPGSAERDALVVQLDALGGTTRQLDAHIGGEKVAGGGEEIAVVQPHAHQKVLGVLRNSTADDAKNAIAAAREAAPGWRALPFDERAAVILRAAELLAGPWRQKLNAATMLGQSKTSFQAEIDAACELIDFWRFNVHFARQVLGEQPIANSPGIWNRTDHRPLEGFVYAITPFNFTAIAGNLPTAPALMGNTVLWKPSPTQQLAASLTMELLEEAGMPPGVINMLPGDGLAVSEVALAHPDLAGIHFTGSTPTFQKLWSTVGTNLPSYRGYPRLVGETGGKDFVIAHPSADPDVLRTALIRGAFEFSGQKCSAASRAYVPASLWARMGADLASQTDALPVGDPTDFSNFTGAVIDARAFAKHKAAIERAQATPGLQIVAGGTVDDSVGYFVRPTIVVAEDPADEMFATEYFGPILVVHVYDDSRPGAFEETVKQAESVAPFALTGSVLATDRTAIDWASNELRFAAGNFYVNDKPTGAVVGQQPFGGARASGTNDKAGSVLNLLRWTSPRSIKETLVPPTDHRYPHMG; from the coding sequence ATGGACGCCATCACCACCCCGCCGGCCCCCGTCAACGAGCCGAACCTGACCTACGCCCCGGGCAGCGCCGAGCGCGACGCGCTCGTCGTCCAGCTCGACGCCCTCGGCGGTACGACGCGCCAGCTCGACGCCCACATCGGCGGCGAGAAGGTCGCCGGTGGCGGCGAGGAGATCGCCGTCGTCCAGCCGCACGCGCACCAGAAGGTCCTCGGCGTGCTGCGCAACAGCACCGCGGACGACGCCAAGAACGCCATCGCCGCGGCCCGCGAGGCCGCGCCGGGCTGGCGGGCCCTGCCGTTCGACGAGCGCGCCGCGGTGATCCTGCGTGCGGCCGAGCTGCTCGCCGGCCCCTGGCGCCAGAAGCTCAACGCGGCCACGATGCTCGGCCAGTCCAAGACCTCGTTCCAGGCCGAGATCGACGCCGCCTGCGAGCTCATCGACTTCTGGCGCTTCAACGTCCACTTCGCCCGCCAGGTCCTCGGCGAGCAGCCGATCGCCAACAGCCCGGGCATCTGGAACCGCACCGACCACCGCCCGCTCGAGGGCTTCGTCTACGCGATCACGCCGTTCAACTTCACCGCGATCGCCGGCAACCTGCCGACCGCTCCGGCGCTCATGGGCAACACGGTCCTCTGGAAGCCCTCGCCCACCCAGCAGCTCGCCGCGTCGCTGACGATGGAGCTGCTCGAGGAGGCCGGGATGCCGCCGGGCGTGATCAACATGCTCCCCGGCGACGGTCTCGCGGTCTCCGAGGTCGCCCTGGCGCACCCGGACCTCGCGGGCATCCACTTCACCGGCTCGACCCCGACGTTCCAGAAGCTGTGGTCGACCGTGGGCACCAACCTGCCGTCGTACCGGGGATATCCGCGGCTCGTCGGCGAGACCGGCGGCAAGGACTTCGTCATCGCGCACCCGTCGGCCGACCCCGACGTGCTGCGCACGGCGCTGATCCGCGGCGCGTTCGAGTTCTCCGGCCAGAAGTGCTCGGCCGCCTCGCGCGCCTACGTCCCCGCGTCGCTGTGGGCCCGGATGGGTGCCGACCTCGCCTCCCAGACCGACGCGCTGCCGGTCGGCGACCCGACCGACTTCTCGAACTTCACCGGTGCCGTCATCGACGCCCGCGCGTTCGCCAAGCACAAGGCTGCGATCGAGCGGGCCCAGGCCACGCCCGGTCTCCAGATCGTCGCGGGCGGGACGGTCGACGACAGCGTCGGCTACTTCGTGCGCCCGACCATCGTGGTCGCCGAGGACCCGGCCGACGAGATGTTCGCGACGGAGTACTTCGGGCCCATCCTCGTCGTCCACGTGTACGACGACAGCCGCCCCGGCGCCTTCGAGGAGACCGTGAAGCAGGCCGAGTCCGTGGCGCCGTTCGCGCTCACCGGCTCGGTGCTCGCCACCGACCGCACCGCCATCGACTGGGCCAGCAACGAGCTGCGCTTCGCCGCGGGCAACTTCTACGTCAACGACAAGCCGACCGGCGCCGTCGTCGGCCAGCAGCCCTTCGGCGGCGCTCGCGCGTCCGGCACCAACGACAAGGCCGGCTCGGTGCTCAACCTGCTGCGCTGGACCTCGCCGCGCTCGATCAAGGAGACGCTGGTCCCGCCGACGGACCACCGCTACCCGCACATGGGCTGA
- a CDS encoding VOC family protein — translation MSIDLNHTIVHATDRDVTATFLTELLGLPEARTYGPFRVVELANGVSLDVMTARGPVTPQHYAFLVSDAEFDAIHARIVARGLPWWADPFRREPGRVNHDDGGRGLYWPAPDDHNLEIITVPYGG, via the coding sequence ATGAGCATCGACCTCAACCACACGATCGTCCACGCGACCGACCGCGACGTGACCGCGACCTTCCTCACCGAGCTGCTCGGGCTGCCAGAAGCCCGTACCTACGGGCCTTTCCGCGTCGTCGAGCTCGCCAACGGCGTCAGCCTCGACGTGATGACGGCGCGCGGACCGGTGACCCCGCAGCACTACGCCTTCCTGGTGAGCGACGCCGAGTTCGACGCCATCCACGCCCGGATCGTCGCGCGCGGCCTGCCCTGGTGGGCCGACCCGTTCCGGCGCGAGCCGGGCCGGGTCAACCACGACGACGGCGGGCGCGGGCTCTACTGGCCCGCGCCCGACGACCACAACCTGGAGATCATCACCGTCCCCTACGGCGGCTGA
- a CDS encoding DHA2 family efflux MFS transporter permease subunit, which produces MSQTATRPAVVPLDRTARTVIAVVVLGMITTVLDATIVNVATDRLAGEFSVGLTTIQWVMTGYLLAFTAAIPLSGWAMDRYGARRVWLVAVGVFTAGSLLCGLAWSAPSLIGFRVLQGAGAGLVSPVGIAMVARAVGPQRMGRAMAVVGIPMMLGPILGPVLGGVLIDSVDWRWIFLVNIPVGLACLAWSVRALADERGTGRERLDVLGLALLSPGLVALAYGVTSLAASSGSRLAVAGGIGGGALLLAAFVVHALRTERPLVELRHLANRGFATATAVQLLAVGVLTGAGFLLPLYHLVARGESELTTGLLLVPQGVGAALAMALTGRLVDRGRGRTVVLGGVGLLVTGFLGYTTVGSDPSQLFLGTALLAIGLGAGCIFAPTSAAAYAALDRAAIPRATTTMSIAQRTGGVVATAVFATVLQHHLDGSTAPGDAFGATFWWPLAVAGLALVPALLLPTPRREGADR; this is translated from the coding sequence ATGAGCCAGACCGCCACCCGCCCGGCCGTCGTACCGCTGGACCGGACCGCGCGCACCGTCATCGCCGTGGTCGTGCTCGGCATGATCACCACCGTCCTCGACGCGACCATCGTCAACGTCGCCACCGACCGCCTCGCCGGCGAGTTCTCCGTCGGCCTCACCACGATCCAGTGGGTGATGACCGGCTACCTGCTGGCCTTCACCGCGGCCATCCCGCTCAGCGGCTGGGCCATGGACCGGTACGGCGCCCGCCGGGTCTGGCTCGTCGCCGTCGGCGTCTTCACCGCGGGCTCGCTGCTGTGCGGCCTGGCCTGGTCGGCCCCGTCGCTCATCGGCTTCCGGGTGCTCCAGGGCGCCGGCGCCGGGCTGGTCAGCCCGGTCGGCATCGCCATGGTCGCCCGCGCGGTCGGCCCCCAGCGGATGGGCCGGGCGATGGCCGTGGTCGGCATCCCGATGATGCTGGGCCCGATCCTCGGCCCGGTCCTCGGTGGCGTGCTGATCGACAGCGTCGACTGGCGCTGGATCTTCCTCGTCAACATCCCCGTCGGCCTGGCCTGCCTGGCCTGGTCGGTCCGTGCGCTCGCCGACGAGCGCGGCACCGGCCGCGAGCGGCTCGACGTGCTCGGCCTGGCCCTGCTCTCCCCCGGCCTCGTCGCCCTGGCCTACGGCGTCACCTCGCTCGCCGCGTCGTCCGGGTCGCGGCTCGCCGTGGCCGGCGGGATCGGCGGCGGCGCGCTGCTCCTGGCCGCCTTCGTCGTGCACGCCCTGCGCACGGAGCGGCCGCTCGTCGAGCTGCGCCACCTCGCGAACCGCGGCTTCGCGACGGCGACCGCCGTCCAGCTCCTCGCCGTCGGGGTCCTCACCGGGGCGGGCTTCCTGCTGCCGCTCTACCACCTGGTCGCACGCGGCGAGTCCGAGCTGACGACCGGGCTGCTGCTCGTGCCCCAGGGAGTCGGCGCGGCGCTCGCGATGGCGCTGACCGGGCGGCTCGTCGATCGCGGCCGCGGCCGCACCGTCGTCCTGGGCGGCGTCGGGCTGCTGGTCACCGGGTTCCTCGGCTACACCACGGTCGGCAGCGACCCGTCGCAGCTCTTCCTCGGCACCGCGCTCCTCGCGATCGGGCTGGGCGCGGGCTGCATCTTCGCGCCGACCAGCGCGGCGGCGTACGCGGCGCTCGATCGGGCCGCCATCCCCCGCGCCACCACGACGATGAGCATCGCCCAGCGCACCGGCGGTGTCGTCGCCACCGCGGTCTTCGCGACCGTCCTGCAGCACCACCTCGACGGGAGCACCGCGCCGGGAGACGCTTTCGGGGCGACCTTCTGGTGGCCGCTCGCGGTCGCCGGGCTCGCGCTCGTGCCCGCCCTGCTGCTGCCCACCCCGCGCCGAGAAGGAGCCGACCGATGA
- a CDS encoding TetR/AcrR family transcriptional regulator, protein MNEPGLRERKKQETRRRITDAAIELFAARGFEQVPVADIAAAADVSTATVFNYFPAKEDLIYDGMASFHESLLAAIRERAAGVGVVAAFRAQVLQPRGVLADPGSPVLAGLARIARIVRDSPSLQARERLEADRAVTALRALLADEIDDDLRCWTVASALVGTTRGMTRQVQEAAAAGRVDARMAARLLAEAAAALDVIEAGLAAPTKGRT, encoded by the coding sequence ATGAACGAGCCGGGGCTGCGCGAGCGCAAGAAGCAGGAGACCCGTCGGCGGATCACCGACGCCGCGATCGAGCTGTTCGCCGCGCGCGGCTTCGAGCAGGTCCCGGTCGCCGACATCGCCGCGGCCGCGGACGTCTCCACCGCCACGGTGTTCAACTACTTCCCGGCCAAGGAGGACCTGATCTACGACGGGATGGCGTCCTTCCACGAGAGCCTCCTAGCCGCGATCCGCGAGCGCGCGGCCGGCGTCGGCGTGGTCGCCGCCTTCCGGGCCCAGGTGCTCCAGCCGCGCGGCGTCCTGGCCGACCCGGGCTCGCCGGTGCTCGCCGGGCTGGCCCGGATCGCCCGGATCGTGCGCGACAGCCCCAGCCTCCAGGCCCGCGAGCGGCTCGAGGCCGACCGCGCGGTGACCGCGCTGCGGGCGCTGCTCGCCGACGAGATCGACGACGACCTGCGCTGCTGGACCGTCGCCTCGGCGCTGGTCGGCACCACCCGTGGGATGACCCGCCAGGTCCAGGAGGCCGCCGCGGCCGGCCGGGTCGACGCCCGGATGGCCGCGCGCCTGCTCGCCGAGGCCGCCGCGGCCCTCGACGTGATCGAGGCCGGGTTGGCCGCCCCGACGAAGGGCCGCACCTGA
- a CDS encoding serine hydrolase translates to MQGIATWLEERLPRLLEEHGVPAAAVAVGYGDEVVDAAAGVLSTATGVEATTDAIFQVGSVTKVFTATLVQQLVAEGLVDLDRPVRDYLPGLRLADDDAAAGTTVRRLLTHTAGFEGDVFTDTGKGDECLARYVNLLAGVPQLFAPGAMWSYNNAAFCVLGRLVEVLRGRPYDACLRTHLLDPLGLQAATDPYEAVLHRVAVGHVATAADTTLHPTPTWALARSNAPAGSMLAMRARDLVAFARHHLTEPGLAGMRAPQVALPALGQGAAWGLGWELFRLAPDLVVGHDGNTIGQSAFLRVLPEHGLAVAVLTNGGDGKALHRAVAGHVLRELAGTDLPAVPAPVPGATLPADLSRYAGTYASVVGETVVRADEHGRLWLDRRPLGELAEIDEPPYATELVGWQGDTFWPVTPDGGAHQPVAFVGDDGTGRAAYLHTGRADRRVR, encoded by the coding sequence ATGCAGGGGATCGCGACGTGGCTGGAGGAGCGGCTGCCCAGGCTGCTGGAGGAGCACGGCGTGCCGGCGGCCGCCGTCGCGGTCGGGTACGGCGACGAGGTGGTCGATGCGGCCGCCGGGGTGCTGAGCACGGCGACCGGCGTCGAGGCGACGACCGACGCGATCTTCCAGGTCGGCTCGGTGACCAAGGTGTTCACCGCGACCCTCGTCCAGCAGCTGGTCGCCGAGGGGCTCGTCGACCTCGACCGCCCCGTCCGGGACTACCTGCCGGGCCTGCGGCTCGCCGACGACGACGCGGCGGCCGGCACCACGGTGCGCCGGCTGCTCACCCACACGGCCGGCTTCGAGGGCGACGTCTTCACCGACACCGGCAAGGGCGACGAGTGCCTGGCGCGCTATGTCAACCTGCTGGCCGGCGTCCCCCAGCTCTTCGCGCCCGGCGCGATGTGGTCCTACAACAACGCCGCGTTCTGCGTGCTCGGCCGCCTGGTCGAGGTGCTCCGCGGCCGGCCGTACGACGCCTGCCTGCGCACCCACCTGCTCGACCCGCTCGGCCTCCAGGCGGCCACCGATCCCTACGAGGCGGTGCTGCACCGGGTCGCCGTCGGTCACGTCGCCACCGCCGCCGACACGACGCTCCACCCGACGCCGACCTGGGCGCTGGCCCGCTCCAACGCCCCGGCGGGATCGATGCTGGCGATGCGCGCCCGCGACCTCGTCGCCTTCGCCCGGCACCACCTGACCGAGCCCGGCCTGGCCGGCATGCGCGCGCCGCAGGTGGCGCTGCCGGCGCTGGGCCAGGGCGCGGCCTGGGGTCTGGGCTGGGAGCTGTTCCGGCTCGCGCCGGACCTCGTGGTCGGTCACGACGGCAACACCATCGGGCAGTCCGCCTTCCTGCGCGTGCTCCCCGAGCACGGCCTGGCCGTCGCGGTCCTGACCAACGGGGGCGACGGCAAGGCGTTGCACCGGGCGGTCGCCGGGCACGTCCTGCGCGAGCTGGCGGGCACCGACCTGCCCGCCGTACCGGCGCCGGTGCCCGGCGCGACGCTGCCCGCCGACCTGAGCCGGTACGCCGGCACCTACGCCTCCGTGGTGGGCGAGACCGTCGTGCGCGCCGACGAGCACGGCCGGCTGTGGCTCGACCGCCGGCCGCTGGGCGAGCTCGCCGAGATCGACGAGCCGCCGTACGCGACCGAGCTCGTGGGCTGGCAGGGCGACACCTTCTGGCCGGTGACGCCCGACGGCGGGGCGCACCAGCCGGTCGCCTTCGTCGGGGACGACGGCACCGGGCGGGCGGCGTACCTGCACACCGGACGCGCCGACCGGAGGGTCCGGTGA
- a CDS encoding dipeptidase, protein MNELHRRAVVADTHNDLLCAVVARPVERWAGYFRDRWLPQLRAGGVDLQTLPVFVEDAYRPEGALRRTLRMVEAAHRIAEGSADEVALCRDGAEIDAALASGRIALVLALESAPGVGEDVELLHTLFRLGVRVASLAHFGRTALADGSGEDQTGGRLTKPGAAALAEMERLGLLYDVSHLGIAGVEHVLELATRPVIATHSSARALFDHHRNLSDVQLRGIAAGGGVVCANFFAPFLHATDYSIDRLVDHLEHLVGVMGVAHVGLGPDFLKEVLADTTPPCCEVDTVEGVPADAYLPGLEGPAGLPLLTEALLGRGWAEADVVAVLGGNVRRLYAAELGRPA, encoded by the coding sequence GTGAACGAGCTGCACCGCCGCGCCGTCGTCGCGGACACCCACAACGACCTGCTCTGCGCCGTGGTGGCGCGCCCGGTCGAGCGGTGGGCCGGCTACTTCCGCGACCGGTGGCTGCCGCAGCTGCGCGCGGGCGGGGTGGACCTGCAGACGCTGCCGGTGTTCGTCGAGGACGCCTACCGGCCCGAGGGCGCACTGCGCCGGACTCTCCGGATGGTCGAGGCCGCGCACCGGATCGCCGAGGGCAGTGCCGACGAGGTCGCCCTGTGCCGTGACGGCGCCGAGATCGACGCCGCCCTCGCGAGCGGCCGGATCGCGCTGGTGCTCGCGCTCGAGAGCGCGCCCGGCGTGGGCGAGGACGTCGAGCTGCTGCACACGCTCTTCCGGCTCGGCGTGCGCGTCGCCTCGCTCGCGCACTTCGGCCGCACCGCCCTGGCCGACGGCAGCGGCGAGGACCAGACCGGCGGCCGGCTGACCAAGCCCGGCGCCGCCGCCCTCGCGGAGATGGAGCGCCTCGGCCTGCTCTACGACGTCAGCCACCTCGGCATCGCCGGGGTGGAGCACGTCCTCGAGCTCGCCACCCGTCCGGTGATCGCGACCCACTCGTCGGCCCGCGCGCTCTTCGACCACCACCGCAACCTCAGCGACGTCCAGCTGCGCGGGATCGCCGCCGGCGGCGGGGTCGTGTGCGCCAACTTCTTCGCGCCCTTCCTGCACGCCACGGACTACTCGATCGACCGGCTCGTCGACCACCTGGAGCACCTCGTGGGCGTCATGGGCGTCGCGCACGTCGGGCTCGGCCCGGACTTCCTCAAGGAGGTCCTCGCCGACACCACGCCGCCCTGCTGCGAGGTCGACACGGTCGAGGGCGTGCCCGCGGACGCCTACCTGCCCGGGCTGGAGGGACCGGCCGGGCTGCCCCTGCTCACCGAGGCGCTGCTGGGCCGCGGCTGGGCGGAGGCCGACGTGGTCGCCGTCCTCGGGGGCAACGTCCGCCGGCTCTACGCCGCCGAGCTCGGTCGCCCCGCATGA